GCGCTGCGCGCCACACGCCTCGTCAGCCTCGCCGAATTCAATGAGATGGCGAGCGAAGCTGACACGATCATTCTCGATAGCCGAAGCGCGGAGGCTTTCGCGCTGGGCCACATCGACGGTGCCATCAATATCAACTTTGCCGACTTCACTGATGAGAAGCTTTCCGACCTCATCGCCCATCGCGGCACGCGCATCCTCATCTATTGCAACAACAATTTCGCTGACGATATCGCGCCGGTCATGCTGAAGCGGGCCCCGCTCGCGCTGAACATCCCGACCTTCATCAACCTGCACGGCTATGGCTACACCAATGTCTATGAGCTGGGAGAGCTCGTCAGTACGAATGATCCGGACGTGAACTGGGTGAGTGCGCCGCAAATGCCCTGAACCTCAGCTGCGCACCACCTGTGAAAGGCAGGCCGGCTCCCCATCGCCGTGCCTGCCTTTCCTTATTTAGTTCTGCTAATGCGACCGTTACGCCGCTTGCACATCGAGGCTTTCGCCGTCATGTCACCCATCGACCAGTGATTATCGGGACGAAACAATGACGACTGCCAGCCAGCAATCTGCCGCGCCACGCGTCAATCCGAACGCGCCAACCGAAGAGACTGTCCTCTCGGTAGAGCATTATACCGACCGGCTTTTCTCTTTCCGCATCACGCGCCCGCAAAGCTTCCGCTTCCGCTCGGGCGAGTTCGTCATGATCGGCCTGCCGCGCGAAGACGGCAAACCGCTGCTGCGGGCCTATTCGGTGGCCTCGCCGTCCTGGGACGAGTCTCTGGAATTCTATTCGATCAAGGTGCCGGACGGCCCGCTGACCTCCCGCCTTCAGAAAATCCAGCCGGGCGACAAGGTGCTGCTAGGCAAGAAGCCGACCGGCACGCTGGTGCTCGATGCGCTGACGCCGGGCAAGCGGCTGTACATGTTCTCTACGGGTACGGGCTTTGCGCCTTTCGCCAGCCTGGTGCGCGACCCGGAGACCTATGAGAAGTTCGAGGACGTCATTGTCACTCATACCTGCCGCCAGAATGGGGAGCTGCAATACTCCACCAAGCTGGTCGAGGACCTCGTCAATGATCCGCTCGTCGGTGAGATGGTGCATGGCAAGCTGAAACTTTTCACCTCCTGCACGCAGGAGCAGTCAGACCGCATGGGCCGCCCGACGGACCTCATCCGCTCTGGCGAGCTGTTCAAGCAGCTGGACCTGCCACCGCTCGATCCGTCGACGGACCGTGTGATGATCTGCGGCTCCATGCCGATGACGCTGGAAATGAAAGACCTCATGCAGGAAGCCGGACTGACCGAAGGCTCGAATGCCGCTCCGGCCGAGTTTGTCATCGAGAAGGCGTTTGTGGGGTAGGGACGCCCCCTACAGGCCCGAAATTTCAGTTGCGCTGGAAAATGCAGGATGGATAGATAGGGCTCTCTTCCACCCAGAGATTCCAATCAATGAAAGCTGTATATTTGGTTGTCGGGGCATGCGCCCTGCTCTTGTCGGGCTGCGAAAGCACTTCTGACTATTACTATCCAGATCAGTCGCATACGAGTGAGAACTATTGCGATGATGGCAGTCGTGTAAGCCGCCATTCAGGCGTGAGCGGCGGTCGAGGCTATGTTTATTTCGTCAATCATGGACAGCAGGGCGTGACCGCATTCGTCGATTACGCAGACGGTCGATCCCAAGGGGATGACTTTCTCGATTTCTCTGACGGTGTAGAGCCCGGCGAAAGGTCGAAAACCTGGTACCATGAGCCTAACGCGGACTATTCAACCCGGATGATTTGCTCAAGGGATCTAATGAACGCGCTCGGCTCTTATTAAGCCGATAGCCGTCTTTCATGGCGCGCTCTTGTCCTCGGACATCGCCGAGGATGAGGGCGCCTACCTGACTAACCCATCTGCCCGCGATGACGCAGCTTTGCGTCCGCCAGCACGCAGGCCATCATCGCTTCGGCGACAGGCACAGCGCGAATTCCGACGCAGGGGTCGTGGCGGCCTTTTGTGCGCACATCGACTTCGTCGCCGTCGCGGGTCACAGAGCGGGTTTGCGACAGGATGGATGAGGTCGGCTTGATCGCGACGCGGACCACAACGTCCTGACCCGTGCTGATACCACCTGCGACGCCGCCATTGTTGTTCGACAGGAAGCGCACGCCTTCTTTGCCCATGCGCATCTCGTCGGCGTTCTCTTCGCCAGAATATGAAGCGGAGGCAAAACCAGCGCCAATCTCGACGCCCTTCGCGGCATTGATGCTCATCATGGCGCTCGCAAGTTCGCTGTCGAGCTTGCCATAGATGGGCGCGCCCCATCCGGCAGGCACGCCTGAGGCGTGGACCTCGACAATGGCACCGGCGCTGGAGCCAGCCTTGCGGGTCTCGTCCAGAAAGTCTTCCCACTGCGCGGCCGTCTTGGCGTCCGGGCACCAGAAAGGGTTCTTCCCCGTCTCGTCCCAGTCCCAGTTTTCCGGGTCGATCATGTGCGGGCCGATCTGGATCACGGCGCCGCGGATCGTAATGCTATCACCCAGAACACGCCGCGCTACGGCGCCTGCAGCAACCCGCATCGCGGTTTCGCGCGCAGAGCTGCGCCCGCCGCCGCGATAGTCGCGGATCCCGTATTTCCGGTCATAGGCATAGTCGGCATGGCCGGGGCGGTAACGGTCCCGGATTTCCGAATAGTCCTTGGAGCGCTGGTCGACATTCTCAATCATCATCGAGATGGGCGTGCCGGTCGTGACCTGGCCATCCGTGCGGTCGTCAGCGAAGACGCCGGAGAGGATGCGCACCTCGTCCGGCTCCTTGCGCTGGGTCACGAAGCGGCTGGTGCCGGGCTTTCTCTTGTCGAGGAAGCCCTGCACATAAGCCTCATCCAGCGGCAGGTTTGGCGGACAGCCATCCACCACGCATCCGATCGCCGCCCCGTGGCTTTCGCCCCAGGTGGTCACGCGGAAGAGGTGGCCGAACGTATTGTGCGACATGGCTGCCCGTCTTTTTCAGGAGGTCCGAGGCCCTAGGCGAACAGGTGCTCGACAGCGGCGCGCTCTTCGCGCAGCTCCGCATCGGTTGCATCCATCTTGCCGCGCGAGAATTCATTGATCTCGAGGCCCTGGACGATCTCATACTTGCCGTCCTTGCAGGTGCACGGATAGCCATAGATGACGCCCGGCTCGATGCCGTAGGAGCCGTCGGACGGAATGCCCATGGACACCCACTCGCCTTCAGGCGTGCCGAGGGCCCAGCTGCGCATATGGTCGATGGCGGCAGAGGCAGCCGAAGCGGCAGAGGAGGCACCGCGTGCCTTGATGATCGCCGCGCCGCGCTGCTGCACGTCGGGGATGAAGGTGTCGGTGTACCAGGCATCGTCGACCTGCGGCTTGGCGTCTTTGCCTTTGACCGTTGCGTGGTGGATGTCCGGATACTGGGTCGCCGAGTGGTTGCCCCAGATGATGACGTTCTTGATGTCGGTATTGTGCGCGCCGGTCTTCTCGGCGAGCTGGCTCATCGCGCGGTTATGGTCGAGACGGACCATGGCGGTGAAGCATTTCGGGTCGAGGTCCGGTGCGTTCTGCTGGGCGATGAGCGCGTTCGTGTTGGCCGGGTTGCCAACAACGAGGACTTTCACATCGCGCGAGGCGTGATCGTTGATCGCCTTGCCTTGTGGGCCAAAGATGCCGCCATTGGCTGACAGCAGGTCCTTGCGCTCCATGCCCTGCTTGCGCGGCATCGCGCCGACGAGCAACGCATAATCGCAATCCTTGAAGGCGACGTTCGGGTCATCGGTCTGCACGATCTTGTTCAGCAGCGGGAAGGCGCAGTCATTGAGCTCCATCGTCACGCCTTCGAGCGCGCCGAGGGCCGGGGTGATTTCGAGCAGGTGAAGATCTACGGGCTGGTCCGGGCCCAGCATGTCGCCAGCGGCGATACGGAAGAGCAGGGCGTAACCGATCTGACCGGCGGCACCTGTAACGGCAACTTTGACGGGCTTTTTCATGGGAGGTTTCCTTCCAGCATTGGCGTTCTGTCTATTGCGCGCATCAATGGCGAATTTGGAGGGCGAGGGCAAGCGCCGCACATGGCCGCAGCGCGCTCACCCTGCGCCAGTTTGCTGTTTGAAAGGGCTGGCGAACGCAATACGCTCATCAGCACAGAGAAAAGATGAGGAGGAAGAAAGCATGACATACGACTTCAAAGGCAAGAATGCCGTCGTGACCGGCGCGAGCCGCGGCATCGGACGGGCCATCGCAAAGACGCTGGCCGAGGGCGGCGCGCGCCTTGCCCTCGTCGCTCGCAGTGTCGAGGCGCTCGAGGAACTGGCCAAGGAGCTGCCCGGTGAGCCGGTTGTTATTCACGCTGACCTTGGCTCATCCGATGGCTGGAAGCCGACGGCAGAAGCCATCCTGGAACAGCTCGGCCCCGTCGATATCCTCGTGAACAATGCCGGCGTCAGCGTGCATGAGCCGGCCGGCCGCGTCACGGAAGACGGCCTCGACAACACGCTGAATGTAAATGTCCGCAATTTGATCCTGCTCACCGACGCACTGACCGACAGCCTGAAGTCGCGCAAAGGCAATGTCGTGAACATCTCGTCGGTGTCTGCCAGCACGGGCAGCATCGGCCAGATCGCCTACTCGGCCTCCAAGGGCGCGGTAAATTCCATGACGCGCAATATGTCGATCGACCTCGGCCGGGCAGGGGTCCGCGTGAACGCTGTCGCGCCGGGCGTGATCGATGATGGCATGTGGACGACTGCTTTCGAGAGCGGACTTGACCGGGAGAAGACGATGGCGGGCATCGCCAAAGTCATCCCGCTGGAAGGGCGCTGGGGCAGTGCGCAGAACATTGCTGATGCTGTCGCATTCCTCGCCTCGGACAAGGCAGACTATATTACCGGACAGGTGCTGCGCGTAGATGGCGGCATCCTCGCCTGATCACGACTGAAAGAGCAGAAGATGAGCGACAAGAGTGTCATCCCGCCAACGCCGACAGAGGCGGACTATAAGCGCGACAGTGAAGGAAATCCGCTGATCCCGGATGTTGCTGACCCGCTTGCCCTGTTCAGGGACTGGATGGCGACGGCGCGCGAGAAGGAGCTCAACGACTCCAACGCCATGTCGCTCGCCACTGTTGACGGTCACGGGCGCCCGGACGTGCGGGTGGTGCTTCTGAAGTCGGTCGGTGAGGAGGGCTTCACCTTCTACACCAACTTTGAAAGCGCCAAGGGTGAGCAGTTGAAGGCCAGCCCGCATGCGGCGCTCGGTTTTCACTGGAAGTCTCTGCGCCGGCAGGTCCGCGTGCGCGGCAGCGTCATCTCTGTGCCGGATGCAGAAGCCGACGAGTATTTCGCCTCACGCGCCAAGGCGAGCCGGATCAGCGCGATCGCGTCCGATCAGTCCCGCCCGCTGCCATCGCGCGATGTCTTTGCCCAGCGTATCGACGCGCTGAGCGAGGAATATGATGGCCGCGAGGATATTCCGCGTCCTGACAATTGGGGCGGCTACCGGGTGGTGCCGGAAAGCATCGAGTTCTGGCAGGACCAGGCCTTCCGGATGCATGACCGGCTGAAATTCACCATGAAGAACGGCGTCTGGACACCCGAGCGGCTCTACCCCTAGAGCAAGTTCGGAGCAAACGGGATCGTTTGCGAACGGATACTTGCGCAAAAACAAGGACATAAAAAGGCAGGCCGCCCGGGCCCAAAGGTCAGATCAGGCCAGCGCTGTCGCGTTGCACGATGAGGTGCGGCACCCCATCGCTGGTCTTGTCCCAGGAGATACCCTCCTCGGAGATCATCGCGCTGACGCGTTGGCGAAGGCCGGAAAAGCTATCGAATTCAACCACATCCACAGGTTCATCAAAGTGGAGTGTGATCTCATAGCCCATGCCGCCGGCAAGCTCTCGCACACCATGCACGCGGCCTTCGAAGGGCTGTTTCAGATAGCGTCCAGACACACGCTCACCGACCTGGATCGGCACGTCGGCCTGGTTCGACAGGCGCGCTGACGCGGTGTTCCAGTCGCGATAGCCAAGCTTGTGCGCCACCGCTTCGAGCGCGCGGGCATGGCTGAGGCTTTCGCCGCGCTGGGCTGCCTCGGCACGTAGTTCTCGCGCATGGGCTTTTGCCTGCGCTCTCGTCGTAATGTTGAGTGACATCTTCCGTTCGTCTTTCACATCGATAGACCGGGCGCATGATGCGGATGTTCGCCTTACCGCTGGACCGGTCCCCTGATGGGAAGGACAGTTCCGGGAGGACGAGGCTTTCGCCCCGGAGATCTTCACCATCGGACTATTCGTCCGGCGAACGGCAGGCGTCTCTCACCTTGGGGCGGGCACATACGCCTGATCGGGCGAAACGTCAATCAATTTGGGAAAGGCCGCAGAAAAGCGGGAAGGTGCGGGCGGCGCTAAAGGTCTTCGACCCGGGCGCCCTGTGCTTCCAGTACCGGCTTCATTTCCCAATAGGCTTCGGGCGTGCGCAGGAAAGGGATGCGCGGGTGCAGGTGGTGCACGATGTGGTACTGCATGCCGAGCGAGCCAATGTTGCCGAGCGCGGCGCGGAAGCTGCGGGTATGGCGGTAGCGGGCGGTTTCATTGGCCGGGTGATGCGGCGCCCAGCTCAGATAATACTGGATATAGATATAGCCGACATGGTGCGGCAGCCACCAGAGCGCCGCTGCCTCGATGGCGTGGCCGCTCCAGGCGAGCGCGAACAGCGTCAGAAACCAGGCAGACCTGTAAAGCGCAGCGGTTCTTAGCACATCCGTCCTGCCAAGCCGCTTCAAGGTCCGGCCATAGGCATTATAGCCGCCCTTTGCGCGCGGCTGGACGTTCTGGATCGCCTGCCAGATGGCGCTGAGCGGTCCCGGTGCACGCGAGCTGTAATCGGGATCATGCTCAGGATGGTTCGTGTGCTTGTGATGCTCTCTATGGGTCACCCGGGCGAGGCCATAAGGCAGGGCAAGCGGAATGGTTGAGACATGTCCAACCAGTTCGTTCAGCCAGCGCAGCTTTGAGCCGGGACGCGCGATAATGTCGTGCTGAGCCTCATGTGAGGGAAGGTAGCCGATAATCGCAAGGATGGTTGCAGCGATAAAACCTGACCATGCCGGGATGACATCCATCAGCACCAGCGGCCAGAGCGCCAGCCATCCGACGAATACGCCAATGCCTGCCGTGACGGCGAGCCACGGAAACTTGCCGATATGCCTGCGGGCGATATCGCGTTCGATACGCGCCAGTTCCTTTGGCGTCAGGGATGAGAGATCGCGGTTCGACATCAGATCCAGCGCCCCCGGATCTGTGCGGGAACGGCAAGTGCCATGGCGATGAGGAAGCCAGCGAGCAGCGGCGTCATACCGAATGGAAGTGACACATTCGCAGCGATGAGTAGCTGGGCGGCAAGCGGGGTCAGGAAGCCGAGGCCGAATAGCATCGGTCCCAATTTGAATATTCGACGCAGCAAACGCTTCTGCATAGCCGGATAAACCCCCTTCACAGAACTCAGGCTGGCGGTGGGACATGTGTTCCCATTGGCCAACCGGCTCTTCTACTGAGGATTAATCGCCCCAAAAGGTGAATATTATCTTTCCAAAGATAAAATTTTGAAGCCTTTTGGGCGGACTCCGCATCGCTGAAAGCCTTCCCCTGTCTAGTCGAGACAGGTTTCAGTTGCGTTTACAAAACGCGCCGGAAGCCCATTGTCACTCACAAGTCTGTAAGGCGTGTCGGTTGCGAGCAAAACAAGGCCGTTTTCTATCAGTGATACGTATTCCGAGGGGTCGCCATCGGCCCAGTATTGATCGTCGAGGCGCTCGCCCGGGCGGCCAAGCGTGCCGAACGCGCTTTCGATATCCTTGCTGGCAAGCCCGCGCCACTTGCCGAAGCTTGGCTCGCGCGTGCCCGTCCATGCGACGAGCTTGTCAGGATCAACACCGCCTTCGAGGAGGGCGGCTTCATGCTCGCGGTTGCCGACGCCTGCCGTCATCATCAGGTCTGGCGCAATCTCGGCGACCTGCCAGGCTTCCTCATCCGAATAGGTGATGATGATGACATTGTCCTCGGCGCCAGCCGTGCGGACCTCACCGATGATATTGCGGAAGCTAGTTGTTTCCTTGCGGTCGAGTTCGAGGATCGCGCCTGTCTCCACCGCCCATTCCAGCGCGTCGGCCAGCGTTGGCGGATTGAAGGAGGTGACCCGGCCCTCATTATCAACGAGACGCAGCTGCGAAATCTCGCTCCAGCTTGTGTCGGCCACAGGGCCTTCACCCGTTGTCGTGCGGGTGAGGGAGCGGTCATGCATCAGGAAGAGGACACCATCCCGGCTCTCGGCAACGTCGATCTCCATCATCGGAATACCGGCATCGAGGGCGTGCTGGAATGTCTCCACGGCGTTTTCCGGGAAACCGGGGGCAGGGCCGCCGCGATGAGCAGCGATGAGCACGCCGCCTTCTTCGCGCACGCAATCGAACAGCCGGGGCAGGTCGCGCCCGCCTGAAACGGGCGTTGCAGCTTGTTCCTGCTCGACGGATGATTCTGCTGGCGCGGTATCAGAGGTCTCGGCTGGCGCCGTCGCGGCCTCGTTGCAGCCTGTCAGAACCGTGCCCAGCATCAGGGCGCTCGCCAGAAAATAAGTCTGGGACATTTGACCTCGCTCGCCATCGCTTGCCGTTGAAGTAGCTGGGACATAGAAGAAACCGAACGCCACGGAAACCCGTGAAAAAAATCTGGAGGAAAGAACATGCACGGCTTGATGCAAAACTGGCAGCTCACCGTCGACAAGGTGCTCGACCATGCCGCTCACAATCATGGCGACCGCGAGATCGTCACCCGCGAAGTCGAAGGCAATGTCACGCGCACGACGTACAAGGCGATCCATGAGCGCGCCAAGATGGTGTCCTCGGCGCTGAAGGGAGAGGGCATCAAGCTCGGCGACCGCGTTGCAACGCTGGCCTGGAACACGGCCTGCCACATGGAAGCCTGGTATGGCACGATGGGCATCGGCGCCGTGCTGCACACGATCAATCCGCGCCTTCACCCCGATCAGGTCGCCTGGATCGCGAACCATGCAGAAGACCGTATCCTGATGTTCGATACGAGCTTCCTGCCGCTGGTCGAGGCGGCAAAGCCGCAGATCAAGACGATCGAGAAGTACATCATCCTGACCTCTCCGGAGAACATGCCGGAAAACTCGCTGGGCGCGGTTTCCTATGAGGACTGGATCAAGGGCAAGTCGACGGATGTTATCTGGGGCGACTTTGATGAGCAGACCGCCTGCGGCCTCTGCTATACGTCCGGTACAACAGGCAATCCGAAGGGCGTGCTCTATTCGCACCGCTCCAACGTGCTCCACACCTTCATCACCATGGGCGTCGATACGCTCGGCATGGGCGCAGCAGACGTGGTTCTGCCGGTCGTGCCGATGTTCCACGCCAATGCCTGGGGTCTCGCCTTTGCGTGTCCGGCGACGGGCGCGAAATTGGTCATGCCGGGCGCCGACATGTCCGGCAAGGCGATCTATGAGCTCCTCGACAAGGAGAAGGTCACGATCACGGCCGCCGTGCCGACCGTCTGGCTCCTGCTGCTCACCTATCTTCAGGAAAACAATCTGAAGCTGCCACACCTTCGCAAGGTCGTGATTGGCGGGTCGGCTGTGCCTGAGAAGATCCTGCGCGCCTTTGAAGAGGACTATGATGTCGACGTCTTCCACGCATGGGGCATGACAGAGCTGTCGCCGATGGGTACGCTCGGCGCGCTGCCGCCTAGCCTGATCGACGCCTCCCACGAAGAGCAGATGGAATTCAAGCTGAAGCAGGGCCGTCCGCCATTCGGTGTGGAGCTCAAGATCATCGACGATGAAGGCAAGACGCTGCCGCGCGACGGCAAGACGTCCGGCCGCCTCGTCTGCCGCGGCCCGGCCATCTCGAAATCCTACTTCAAGGCCGATGAGCTCGCGATTGATGGCGATGGCTGGTTTGACACAGGCGACGTTGCGACGCTCGACCAGTACTCGACCATGCAGATCACCGACCGCGCCAAGGACGTCATCAAGTCCGGCGGTGAGTGGATCAGCTCCATCGACATCGAGAATTTTGCTGTCGGTCACCCGAAAGTCGCGAACGCTGCCGCTATCGGCATCTACCACCCGAAATGGGATGAGCGGCCGCTCCTGATCGTGCAGCCTGCACCGGGCGAAAACCCAAGCAAGGAAGACGTTCTCAAACAGCTTGAAGGCAAGATCGCCAAATGGTGGACGCCGGATGATGTCCAGTTCGTCGACGAGATCCCGCTCGGCGCGACCGGCAAGATCAACAAGCTGAAACTCCGCGAGATGTTCGCAGACTACAAGCTGCCGACGGCCTGATCCGATGGATCTGAATTTGAAGGACAAAGTGGTCTTTGTCGCGGGCGCTAGCCGCGGCATCGGCCTCGGGATCGTTGAAACACTTCTCGAAGAAGGCGCGCGCGTTGCCATTGCGGCGCGCGGCGCTGAGAAGCTTGAAGAAGAGCGCGCCCGCCTCGCTAGCCAGTATGGAGAGGATCGTCTCTGGGCGCGTGCCGGAGACCTGCGCGAGACAAAGACGCTCGAAGAGATGGTCGACGCCATCGAGAGCGAGTTCGGCCCGCTTTGGGGCGCAGTCGCCAATGTCGGCCTTCATCCTTGCCCTCCAGGCTTCGATGTCGATGACGACACCTGGACGGCCGGCATGCAGCAGAACCTCGACAGCGCCTTCCGCCTTGCCCGCACCTGCCTGCGCAAGATGGAGCCACGCCGAGAAGGGTCGATCGTCGCTATTTCTTCCATCGCTGGCATGGGCGCGCTGGGCACGCCGCTCACCTATGGCACAGCCAAGGCGGCGATGAACCATATGGTCAAGGAGCTGGCCCGTGTCGTCGGGCCAGCCGGGATCCGCATCAATGCCATCTCACCGGGCAATATCATCTTCCCGGGCGGGTCCTGGGAAGAACGCAGCGGGGGTGAGCGCGGCGATGTCTGGAAGAAGTGGATACGACGCGAAGTCCCGCTCCAGCGCT
This genomic interval from Thalassovita mediterranea contains the following:
- a CDS encoding rhodanese-like domain-containing protein, which translates into the protein MGARRNTAFALTALLSFVLAGVSAKADAQAAGSPEIDYAGFMQAGEDVMALRATRLVSLAEFNEMASEADTIILDSRSAEAFALGHIDGAININFADFTDEKLSDLIAHRGTRILIYCNNNFADDIAPVMLKRAPLALNIPTFINLHGYGYTNVYELGELVSTNDPDVNWVSAPQMP
- a CDS encoding ferredoxin--NADP reductase — translated: MTTASQQSAAPRVNPNAPTEETVLSVEHYTDRLFSFRITRPQSFRFRSGEFVMIGLPREDGKPLLRAYSVASPSWDESLEFYSIKVPDGPLTSRLQKIQPGDKVLLGKKPTGTLVLDALTPGKRLYMFSTGTGFAPFASLVRDPETYEKFEDVIVTHTCRQNGELQYSTKLVEDLVNDPLVGEMVHGKLKLFTSCTQEQSDRMGRPTDLIRSGELFKQLDLPPLDPSTDRVMICGSMPMTLEMKDLMQEAGLTEGSNAAPAEFVIEKAFVG
- the aroC gene encoding chorismate synthase, giving the protein MSHNTFGHLFRVTTWGESHGAAIGCVVDGCPPNLPLDEAYVQGFLDKRKPGTSRFVTQRKEPDEVRILSGVFADDRTDGQVTTGTPISMMIENVDQRSKDYSEIRDRYRPGHADYAYDRKYGIRDYRGGGRSSARETAMRVAAGAVARRVLGDSITIRGAVIQIGPHMIDPENWDWDETGKNPFWCPDAKTAAQWEDFLDETRKAGSSAGAIVEVHASGVPAGWGAPIYGKLDSELASAMMSINAAKGVEIGAGFASASYSGEENADEMRMGKEGVRFLSNNNGGVAGGISTGQDVVVRVAIKPTSSILSQTRSVTRDGDEVDVRTKGRHDPCVGIRAVPVAEAMMACVLADAKLRHRGQMG
- a CDS encoding malate dehydrogenase produces the protein MKKPVKVAVTGAAGQIGYALLFRIAAGDMLGPDQPVDLHLLEITPALGALEGVTMELNDCAFPLLNKIVQTDDPNVAFKDCDYALLVGAMPRKQGMERKDLLSANGGIFGPQGKAINDHASRDVKVLVVGNPANTNALIAQQNAPDLDPKCFTAMVRLDHNRAMSQLAEKTGAHNTDIKNVIIWGNHSATQYPDIHHATVKGKDAKPQVDDAWYTDTFIPDVQQRGAAIIKARGASSAASAASAAIDHMRSWALGTPEGEWVSMGIPSDGSYGIEPGVIYGYPCTCKDGKYEIVQGLEINEFSRGKMDATDAELREERAAVEHLFA
- a CDS encoding SDR family oxidoreductase, producing the protein MTYDFKGKNAVVTGASRGIGRAIAKTLAEGGARLALVARSVEALEELAKELPGEPVVIHADLGSSDGWKPTAEAILEQLGPVDILVNNAGVSVHEPAGRVTEDGLDNTLNVNVRNLILLTDALTDSLKSRKGNVVNISSVSASTGSIGQIAYSASKGAVNSMTRNMSIDLGRAGVRVNAVAPGVIDDGMWTTAFESGLDREKTMAGIAKVIPLEGRWGSAQNIADAVAFLASDKADYITGQVLRVDGGILA
- the pdxH gene encoding pyridoxamine 5'-phosphate oxidase; protein product: MSDKSVIPPTPTEADYKRDSEGNPLIPDVADPLALFRDWMATAREKELNDSNAMSLATVDGHGRPDVRVVLLKSVGEEGFTFYTNFESAKGEQLKASPHAALGFHWKSLRRQVRVRGSVISVPDAEADEYFASRAKASRISAIASDQSRPLPSRDVFAQRIDALSEEYDGREDIPRPDNWGGYRVVPESIEFWQDQAFRMHDRLKFTMKNGVWTPERLYP
- a CDS encoding fatty acid desaturase; the encoded protein is MSNRDLSSLTPKELARIERDIARRHIGKFPWLAVTAGIGVFVGWLALWPLVLMDVIPAWSGFIAATILAIIGYLPSHEAQHDIIARPGSKLRWLNELVGHVSTIPLALPYGLARVTHREHHKHTNHPEHDPDYSSRAPGPLSAIWQAIQNVQPRAKGGYNAYGRTLKRLGRTDVLRTAALYRSAWFLTLFALAWSGHAIEAAALWWLPHHVGYIYIQYYLSWAPHHPANETARYRHTRSFRAALGNIGSLGMQYHIVHHLHPRIPFLRTPEAYWEMKPVLEAQGARVEDL
- a CDS encoding glycerophosphodiester phosphodiesterase family protein → MSQTYFLASALMLGTVLTGCNEAATAPAETSDTAPAESSVEQEQAATPVSGGRDLPRLFDCVREEGGVLIAAHRGGPAPGFPENAVETFQHALDAGIPMMEIDVAESRDGVLFLMHDRSLTRTTTGEGPVADTSWSEISQLRLVDNEGRVTSFNPPTLADALEWAVETGAILELDRKETTSFRNIIGEVRTAGAEDNVIIITYSDEEAWQVAEIAPDLMMTAGVGNREHEAALLEGGVDPDKLVAWTGTREPSFGKWRGLASKDIESAFGTLGRPGERLDDQYWADGDPSEYVSLIENGLVLLATDTPYRLVSDNGLPARFVNATETCLD
- a CDS encoding long-chain-fatty-acid--CoA ligase — protein: MHGLMQNWQLTVDKVLDHAAHNHGDREIVTREVEGNVTRTTYKAIHERAKMVSSALKGEGIKLGDRVATLAWNTACHMEAWYGTMGIGAVLHTINPRLHPDQVAWIANHAEDRILMFDTSFLPLVEAAKPQIKTIEKYIILTSPENMPENSLGAVSYEDWIKGKSTDVIWGDFDEQTACGLCYTSGTTGNPKGVLYSHRSNVLHTFITMGVDTLGMGAADVVLPVVPMFHANAWGLAFACPATGAKLVMPGADMSGKAIYELLDKEKVTITAAVPTVWLLLLTYLQENNLKLPHLRKVVIGGSAVPEKILRAFEEDYDVDVFHAWGMTELSPMGTLGALPPSLIDASHEEQMEFKLKQGRPPFGVELKIIDDEGKTLPRDGKTSGRLVCRGPAISKSYFKADELAIDGDGWFDTGDVATLDQYSTMQITDRAKDVIKSGGEWISSIDIENFAVGHPKVANAAAIGIYHPKWDERPLLIVQPAPGENPSKEDVLKQLEGKIAKWWTPDDVQFVDEIPLGATGKINKLKLREMFADYKLPTA
- a CDS encoding SDR family oxidoreductase, with translation MKDKVVFVAGASRGIGLGIVETLLEEGARVAIAARGAEKLEEERARLASQYGEDRLWARAGDLRETKTLEEMVDAIESEFGPLWGAVANVGLHPCPPGFDVDDDTWTAGMQQNLDSAFRLARTCLRKMEPRREGSIVAISSIAGMGALGTPLTYGTAKAAMNHMVKELARVVGPAGIRINAISPGNIIFPGGSWEERSGGERGDVWKKWIRREVPLQRFGKPEEIGSAAAYLLSERASFVTGAIIPVDGGQTR